The Solanum pennellii chromosome 7, SPENNV200 DNA segment TCTCTTTCTCAGCTTCTTAGCCCCGTGTAAACCCCCTTTCTCAGATATCAATCGATTTGACTTCTATTGGTAATGGGTTGGTTTGGATTTTTGTTTAGCTGGATCACCTTGATActcatcaattttatatttgtcgAGCTAATTTTGGCTTTTGCTATGTATGGATCATTATTTGCAGCCCTATGTTAAAGCCCTTTTCTTGTTAATAATTGTTTGggaatttagggtttaggtttagaTGTAATAAAACTATGTCTTGTTGGCTCTTTACATACTCTTCTGATGGTAATGGCTTGTGAAACTTTAATAAAAGagttgtctttttttttttagtgaatCACCTTGATTTTGGTTATTTTGATGTGTGTGAAGtatgaaacattttttttttttttgcatttatgCTTGTATTATCATCTGTTTCTCTGTTTCATGTATTATGGTGAATGTCTTTACTTACAATATTATGAAGTTGGTTAGCCTCTCTTTTATGGAAGGCATGGTTGAGCTATTATGAATCCCCTCTATTTTGCTTTCTTAGTAAATACAGATAATAGCTAACTCAACTAGAAGCTAGCCCAATTAACTCGCGATTGAGACATGGTTGatgttgattgattgattgatctGGCTGATGAAACTTCTTGTTTCAGCCCTTCTCTTGCTTTCTTTGAGCTGTTCTACTCCATATTGTAGTGTAGCTGTCAGGAATCTGGTACTTGGCAGAAAACAATTGAGATTTCACTTATAATAGGTGTATTGGTTATAGAAATAAGATGCTTTGTTAATGTTTCCTGCTAGGAGGGGGAGATATGCATCCTCTGTTTTTGCTTCTCCATGTTGTCCATACGTGAGTCGAGTTCTTGTAATGTTCTAGTTTTATATATCATATGAAGTCTTCTCTGAAAGggtgatttattttatttgtataccTACTGATCAATTTAAGCAGTTTTGTTCTTTGCATATGAGACAAGCTTTAAGGCTTTGGTGGATTACCAAATTACAAAATGCATGACCGCGTTAGGCTGTTAGCTTGAGTTTATCATTTGGGGATACTTTTGAATTGATTTCTTAGTAACTGAATTTAATAGTGGAGCGTAGTGGCTAAGTGGATAAAACCATCTACTGTAGTTGTATGTGCAATAATTGAAGCTTATTCAACTTAACTCTCTGGTAGTTGTTTTGTTATTACTATCACCATGTCTTAtaactctttttccttttataatgGATGATTACCATCATTCTCTGAAAAGATGGAAGAAATGTTTTTTCCTTCGTTTCAATACCTTTGTGATTCTTTCTCCTCTCTTATACCCTAGATGGGAGATGATTAAAGACTTTATTGTTACTGGAAAACTTGTGGATATTTCACAGGAGCATGTTGGTGAACACAAATGGTCTAGTTGTTTGCATGTGGATTAATAGCTCCTCAGATAACTTTAGTGTTAATATTGACTCGACGGAGAGCTGATACATGATTAGTGTTGGCTCATTTTGATTATTGAGATCGAGAAAGCACTCGTCTGTCATTCTCTGTGTGACAGCTTACTtgtcatgttggttgctgattttaGTTCTGTAGTAGTTGTGCTTTAGTTTCCTACTTGTTTGAAGGTGAATAACATCtccatgtgaaagaagcttcaaaGTGCATTTTAGTATTTGCTACAATAAGTCTTCTTTTCTCTGATCATGTTGTGAAACGGTTGAGTTCAATGTGCGAGTAGAGTGATATTTTGTTCCTGTACTACATGTTTGTAGTGTTTTTTTTTCACATATTGTTTCTTCTGCTTTGTTTATagtattatttgttgttgataCTCTTCTCtccaatattttctatattgttTATTCACTATTGTATTTCCTTTTCTTACTTATTTGGATTTGCTTTACTTGAGTTGAGGGTTTATCGGAATAACCTTTCTATCTTCACAAGGATCGGGTAATGCTGTGTACATACCGTCCTCAAATACACACTCGTGCGATTTCATTGAGCACTTGTGTCTGTAGGTATCTGTTCTTGTAATATGCTACTACACTTGTGTGTTTATTTTGTAATATGCTAATTCTTTTGATGCTAGTAATCAAAGTGTATAACTAGCATCTACNACAAGGATCGGGTAATGCTGTGTACATACCGTCCTCAAATACACACTCGTGCGATTTCATTGAGTACTTGTGTCTGTAGGTATCTGTTCTTGTAATATGCTACTACACTCGTGTGTTTATTTTGTAATATGCTAATTCTTTTGATGCTAGTAATCAAAGTGTATAACTAGCATCTATCATTTATCGcaattattaaaaattgtaattaGCTTTTATCAATTCTAGGCTATTAAAAATATGGTTGGTTGttaagtttgataaaatatCAGTACAATCATTTTTAATCCAAAACTACTTGTCACCTATGAACTTATCAATACCACATAAACACCTTTGACGTAATTCTTTTAGTACTTTTCATTCCTTTTTTTCtgtgaaataaaatgattaatttagaACTGCATGAGAATATTTATTGCAACACAGATTTCTTGTGATCAACCTAATAACAGGCATGCATGagaatattttagtattttttttctcttattattatatcttaatttaatcaatcATTAATAGATATGAGATATATTTAATAACCCCTTAACATCCTTTAAATTAACacaaaaagtattaattataatGCAAATTGAGGAAAGAGTGACAACTTGTCCATTAATGTCATAATTTGTTCCAagtaaataatatatcaaaatatttgaaatactgAGAGGAGCTcatatctaaaatttgaaaCAATCAAGAGGAAATTTGAGTAAGtcaatattgaaaaaaaaatcaatctaaaatttataaatattgtataaacaACGTATGTGAATGTATATACATCTTtaatatacccctcaacttgcGATTTAGAGTTGATATAATTTTCGTAACAAAAGTAGctcattttaaaaaagtatatgtGAACAATTTTTGTAACGGTATTGGTATAAGCCAACTACTTTAATTTTGTAATGAGGGGTATATAAGCTCTAAATTGGAAAGTTGAGGAATATTTTATATCATAGATGCatagttatatattatttatacgcTATTGATACATTACATAACTATTTATACAATATCAATCCATTACATATAACTGCGTCtattttgttaaaaagaaattgttacCTGGCCCGTTTAAGAAAATCTCCAAAATTCATTATCTAGATTTTTACTTCATTTTCCATCTTTTCAAGGATTATCATCATTTTTTTCCAATTCTCTTAGGAGTCGTTTGGCATAATGTATAAGGTTTAATAATGCAATCTTAAACTTATTTATCCCGCCATTTATACTGGTTGGAGCTCGAACTTTAACTCCAGTTGTCATATATAAATGATGGAATAACTTATCataggataacttatcccaaaataaataatcatgaTATAACCTTCTTCCCAACCAAACAACACCTTAATCTTAATGTCTATGCCATGTTTCTATCATCAGaatgaaaaaagaaacagaACAAGCATACAGAGTACATGCAATTTTTTATCTTCCCAGCTTGCaacagaagaaaataattccaTTATAGAAGAAATAATATATGGGTTGCTACATATTCTCATTGTTCCACCACTTCTCACAAACAATCTCTCAGCCACCCCAAATGATTACAAGGTTTATTAACCCAACATAGAAGCCAAATAGCTAACGGTCCCCAAAAGTGGAATAGCATACACTTAAAGAGCATGTTGGTTTTAGATGAGCTAAAGAATGTCAATTGGAAATGCCATCTAATGAGTAATAGCTTGCCGGCGTTTCTCTTTCTTCACCTGCTTGTATTGCTTATGTCCAGTTTGATGAGGATCATCTTGTTGCCTCTTGCTTTGCTGATAGAGGATACGTCCACCTTCGTTTGACCAGAATTATACATACAATGAGGAAAAGAAGAATGTGGAACCCTCAGATATCAATGTTGAGACGAGCATTAATAGAGACAACATGAATGTctttgattttatcaaaaaacaaACCTAGAGTAGCCATGTCCACATAATAGTCTCATTGAGGTGCCTTTGAGTTACCAGTTTCCTTTAATAGGCTCATGACAGTTCCCATTGAAAGCTCTGAACGATATTGCTTTTGAACTTGAACTATACCCAAAACTGCTGCTACATGCAATATAGGAAAGGCTTAAGATCTCTAATGCCAAATGCAGGGTGGTCTAACACCAAAGTCACTCGTATTTGTACATGAACTACTTACTTAAGGGGACGGAAGAATGCTTAGGTAACACATACAACAAAAGATGATAGGGAGAAATCAGCTGCTCCGGTAATAACAGCACCCTTGCTTCTGATCTCCAGGAGATAATTCAATGCTTCTGCTGTGATGATCTCACCAGGAATTAGAACTGGAATACCAGGTGGATAAGGACATACAAGCTCTCCACAAATTTCACCGAGGCTATCTCTTATGCTGACTTTACGTTTTGTAGCAAAGAAGGCCTCTCTAGGGCTCATTCTTATTCTAATATCATCAAGGCATACAAAATGATTTACATTTTTGCCTTCTTCTTTCACAGGTTGAGGAAAGTGAGAAGTTTGTGATAGATGGTTTAGACCAGCTACAAGCCGAAGGACATGATCTCTTTGAGTCCCTAAGTTAAATGCCAAAGTAAAAGATTTGGTCCCAACAAGTTCACAAACAACACCAAAATCATTGCACAAGATATCGTCTGCTTCAAAACCTGAAAGACCTAACTGCCATACACCAATGGTGAGTCGCAATGGGTCGATCTGGAAAAAACTCGAGAAACTTGGGAACTCAATGATTGAGATTCCAGGAATTTTACTAATCAAGCTTCTTGCTTCCAGAGCCAAGTCCATTGCTTTGTCAAAAACAGACTCTCTATTTTCACTTAATTGGGCCCTGGCAGCATCCAGAGATGCTAAAAGCAGATAACTAGGGCTACTACTTTGAAGCATTTGTAGGCTTTTGCTGATTCTTTCTCTATTAACAAGATTTCCTTGCATGTGCAACATAGATGACTGCGTAAGCGAACACAAAACTTTGTGAGTAGACTGTACAGCAAGATCAGCTCCCTGGCTGAGGGATGAGCTAGGCAACTCTGGATGAAATCCTAAATGGGCCCCATGAGCCTCATCGACAATTACGGGGATATTATACGAATGACAAATATGACAAATCTCATCCAGGTTGCTGCATATACCATGATAGGTAGGGGAGACGACCAAAAGGGCTGCTGCTTTTCGGCCTTCCATTTCTAGCTCTTTGATTGCATCATTCACCTACATAACAAGAACTTCATTCTTTTACGGATACAAGTGTAATAGTCTTTCAACcacttttataaatttaaatcacTAGTTTGCATGATTTTACACTTAAAATATCGTNATAGGTAGGGGAGACGACCAAAAGGGCTGCTGCTTTTCGGCCTTCCATTTCTAGCTCTTTGATTACATCATTCACCTACATAACAAGAACTTCATTCTTTTACGGATACAAGTGTAATAGTCTTTCAAACACTTCTATAAATTTATCACTAGTTTGCATGATTTTACACTTAAAATATTGTTCCACTAATGCATTCAAGATAATTTAATTCTTGCATAAAGACGACTTTGATAAAGATGCATGTCAGGATGTTTTACTTGCCTGTGATGGAGTGATGCCACCAGCAACATCCCATTTGAAATCATATTCAGGGACGATATACTTAGGGAGTGCACCAGACAATACCATGGCAGATATGGCTGAGATATGAGAATTCCGTGGGAGAATAAGAGTATCTCCAGGTGAACAAGTCGCCATAATGGCCGCGTGAACTCCACATGTACTACCGCCAACAAGGAACCATGTTTCCGATGCTCCAAAAAGTCTTGCTGCTTCTTTTTGTGCTTCGAGAATGGGACCTTCTGGTGAAAACAGATTGTCAAGCTCCGGAAGCTCAGGCAAATCATGAAGAAACGGTTTTGCACCAATGAGCTGAGTTAACGATGATGGTGCTGCTTGTCCTCTATTATGGCCAGGAAAATGAAAACTTGCAGCATTTTCTTCAGCTGAAGCTTTTAAAGCACTAACAAGTGGAGGAAGTTCACTACAACTCGCAACAGCACTTGGAACACAAGAAATTTCTGTTAACGGAATTCCCTTATATCCAACAGAGCTAGTATAGTTCTTGTTTTTCCCGAGCAATAAACTATTCCTTTCCTGCAACACATGTTCAACTAATACCCACGTTAAACATTGAAAAGGAAGACCTTATTGTGATGAATGATATATAATCAAATGAGTTGTTCACATAATCATCGCAACATTtctttttaccaaatctcaATACAAGAATTTCCAAGTATTTAGTGTTTCAGTAATCAGATACAAAGACACAAAATCTGAAGATACCTACAGTAAACCAAATACGAATCTCTCCAAATGAAATGTATGCCTGAAGTATCAAAATTCTAATTGACCCATCAATTGAATTGCAAAGTGAAAATCTCAAACCTACATTTCACCAAAACAAAAATGCTAacatcaagaaacatcataagCCCTAAGCTATATTATGTGATTTCTTAGCCCTAATCTCAACCTACATTTTATCAAATTCTTCCATTTCTAAGCTATGATTATCATATTGGAATAAttcgaaaaaaaaattgaacttggaAAAACCCACTTGGGAAATGCAAGGTGTTAGTCTTGTACAAGGTCTGAAACTCCAGTTGTTGCAAAAATTCCCAAGAAAGCTCTGCAatcaaaagtaataaaaaagaGTCAAATATGCAAATGAAACTGAAGCAAATAACATAACAGAAGGAATCAAATTCGGATTCAGTACCATATCCAGACAAGTTGAAGCCATTGTTGGCTTCTCAATGGCTTCTTGAGAAATGAGCTACAGATAATTATTCTAATAAAACACTATTTATTTACCTCAATTACGATTTATATGAGTTTGTCTAACGtgatacaaatttaaatagttttgaAAGTCATTTTATTAGaggttaaataaatattttaaagttaaattgttataacaaatttaattacataaaaattaataatttattttgagaaaattcacaagtaccccgactatgaccgaaatttaAGAGACACACATTAACTATTGTAAGGTCCTATTAATCTCATGAActtattctttttataattttgtgcatCTATTTGGCTAACGTGACTTTCAAATATCTCCCACGCGCCTTAATTGCATGGAGTAATGAAGTGTGCCACATAAGctaaaaggtgtataaaattaaaaaaaaaaagttcagggaTAAtagaccttagtttagttaaggtgtgtatCTCAGATTTTaatcatagtctagggggtacttgtgcatgttcccatttattttagatcacaagttttaaaattctttatttattgaGGGTCAAAAACAGAcctacttctttttttttagataataatttatgaaatttttgtcaAAGTGGAATGTTTTGTCCATGCGGATTGCGatgtcacaatttttttaaacaaaagagagagagagagagagtgtgtgtgtgtgttataAAAGAGAGATGTGTATTTCTCAAACtaatcttatatttatataagagGAAATTCTAGGTCCGCCTACATGGCACCAccacatttaaaattatttatttccaaaactagccctctctttaatgaaaaattatgatttttatgaaaagtaataattttcatgaaaaattatgactttaatgaaaagttgctattttatgaaatattatgacttttatgaaaagttgtgacaaTTTCGAAGGATTGCACCTTTTTCAAATAGTTATGACCTTTCTGATAAGGGaacaataaacatttgtttGCACTAGGGCTGACAAGGGGACGGGGACGGGGACTGGGACTGGGCGACGGGACGGGATGGGGGTCGGTGATGGGGGGATTTTGGCCGGGAATGGTATTTGGGGGACAAAAAGAGGTCCCATCCCGTCCCACTATATATACGGAATGGGATGAGATTTGGGGGGACGTGATTgggaatttttttgttttttaagtacttatttatttgtattgaaattatatgtatttagctaacaaattttaaatttaacttttaactttcaaatttcaaattttaaattaaatttttcaaatttcaagtttcaattttcaaatttcaagcttCATGTTTCAActttagatttttaaatttcaaatttgaaaagtttaaatttgtatttaaatattttaaagtaatgtaAGCTTGAAATTTCAAATGTCAAGTTACAAgttttaaattaagtattttaaagttagtttagtactttagtatatatttaattgtatatattaaaattaaaatgcaatacaataattgtataaaaaaaaacttgaataaaaccttcaaatttatttaatagaacttagaagttacaattaacaaatattagtggAGTAACTAATCTACGCAACCACCTTCTAagaagggttctgtttcaataAGTTCTCATATTTAAATCTAATATCTGTTATAGATATTAGATGAATAACTAATTTTACGCAGCCAcattctaggaagggttctgtttcaattaGTTCTCGTATGTAATCTAATAATATCTATGTTCTCCTTTAAAATTCAATTCTAATTGTCGCATCGTACCGATGGTGATATCCTACGTTGTTGTCAAACTTGCTAGAAACTCTTGTGACTCTAATTCATTAGCACTGCATTCTATTTGCGTTTTGATCTAAGTTGCTTGTTTGGAATTTAACTTTAGCAAATTATTATTCCTCCTATTGGCATTGACAAGTCTTTAAATAAAACTGTTGTTTTCAGACTGTCTTCCACCAATGAATGTCTATGATCACCAATTTGAAACCTTGCCGCACTGAAGCAACCTCCGATGGAACTGATGAAGCTTGAATAGCTAGAACATCACGAACCATTTTGCTCAAAATTGGAAATGCAACGCTTCGCCTACTCCATCATCctaataaatcttcattgtcatctttgattttcaatgcttctaaagattgattaagatattcttcaaaatcatcacgGTTAGTAGAATTAAGACCACGAACACCTCGCATATCAGTTGAAATTCGAACTTCAAAATCAATCTCAGGATTagaagtttgaccaacttctccTTGAATATTTTCCgtagttctatatttttcatacaacatttttgcttctacttttatgctaGACTTACACGTTTCACAACTTGGAATTTCTTTCGGTAAAATTTCTAATGTTTCATAAAAAGTGTCAACAAGGCCCTGCACACCTCGTAATTTATAACTAGGATGAAGTAAAGTAGCAGTTAAATAAATCTgaggaataggaaaaaaaatattttttactaccTTCAATTGCAATcctaaatttatctatttttttatatttagaaaattattgaattgtaagagacaaatatttattgatactgatgaaatagtaggataataaATTTCAGAAAACATGATTGTAGCatcataaaaagttttaaaaattgtaatagttctttagtttcttcccaATCTTTATCACAAATTCTATCTAATGGGTCAGCATTATGAGCATTGAACATCATTTATATGGGTCTTCTATATTTGTAAGCAACTGAAAACATTTCGTAAAAAGAATTCCACCTTATTTTAATATGTCTTGAAATTTTTCTAGGTGACAATTCACATAGTAAACAACGCTcattaaatttctaattctagCGCATTGTTAGTATGAAAAATCCAGGCAACgacatattcaatttttatgcaaccacaatcaaataataaaataccatcttgtacaactaaatttaatatatgtgcaacacatctaacatgaaaaacatTATTGTCAATTAGACATAATCTAACTTTTAACAGTTTAGCAGTGTTTATATTATTAGATGCATTATCTAATGCGACCGACATTACTTTATCAATAATCAAGTAATAatctaaaacacttaaaatatttgaagctaAATATCCACCAGTTTTTTTCTATACACATTGTTTATAACTTATGATTCTTTTTTGCAAATTCCAATTATGATCAATCTAATGTGCTgtaatagttaaataataatttccaTTAACACTATGACCCATGTCCGAAGTTATAGACACTCTACTATCTAATATGCAAAATATACAGCGAAGAAATTGACAATGTTTACCTTGATAAACAAAAACATAAGATTTAACATTATTTCTTGAAAAACCTCTATAAGAAGGATTATaagtttgttgaatatattcaataaaatcggaatttgaaggaaaatgtcacgacccaaaacgagccgcgagtggcacccacacttatcctactaggtgagcgaaccaacaattctaaaccccaacatttaccagcatatcaattttaaatagtaaaaataatgcggaagatccaaaacttattagcgtaatcaattaaataaacttctaaagtataatactcattattcccaaaatctggaagtcatcacatcaagaacatctatcctcaaattactaagtctaagagtatgtaagaagctaaaataagtaaaaagatggtccgtggccgaacttcaaagacatcaagacgtgaagaagagaatccagcccgagctaggaataatagctcaccctgaaNNNNNNNNNNNNNNNNNNNNNNNNNNNNNNNNNNNNNNNNNNNNNNNNNNNNNNNNNNNNNNNNNNNNNNNNNNNNNNNNNNNNNNNNNNNNNNNNNNNNNNNNNNNNNNNNNNNNNNNNNNNNNNNNNNNNNNNNNNNNNNNNNNNNNNNNNNNNNNNNNNNNNNNNNNNNNNNNNNNNNNNNNNNNNNNNNNNNNNNNNNNNNNNNNNNNNNNNNNNNNNNNNNNNNNNNNNNNNNNNNNNNNNNNNNNNNNNNNNNNNNNNNNNNNNNNNNNNNNNNNNNNNNNNNNNNNNNNNNNNNNNNNNNNNNNNNNNNNNNNNNNNNNNNNNNNNNNNNNNNNNNNNNNNNNNNNNNNNNNNNNNNNNNNNNNNNNNNNNNNNNNNNNNNNNNNNNNNNNNNNNNNNNNNNNNNNNNNNNNNNNNNNNNNNNNNNNNNNNNNNNNNNNNNNNNNNNNNNNNNNNNNNNNNNNNNNNNNNNNNNNNNNNNNNNNNNNNNNNNNNNNNNNNNNNNNNNNNNNNNNNNNNNNNNNNNNNNNNNNNNNNNNNNNNNNNNNNNNNNNNNNNNNNNNNNNNNNNNNNNNNNNNNNNNNNNNNNNNNNNNNNNNNNNNNNNNNNNNNNNNNNNNNNNNNNNNNNNNNNNNNNNNNNNNNNNNNNNNNNNNNNNNNNNNNNNNNNNNNNNNNNNNNNNNNNNNNNNNNNNNNNNNNNNNNNNNNNNNNNNNNNNNNNNNNNNNNNNNNNNNNNNNNNNNNNNNNNNNNNNNNNNNNNNNNNNNNNNNNNNNNNNNNNNNNNNNNNNNNNNNNNNNNNNNNNNNNNNNNNNNNNNNNNNNNNNNNNNNNNNNNNNNNNNNNNNNNNNNNNNNNNNNNNNNNNNNNNNNNNNNNNNNNNNNNNNNNNNNNNNNNNNNNNNNNNNNNNNNNNNNNNNNNNNNNNNNNNNNNNNNNNNNNNNNNNNNNNNNNNNNNNNNNNNNNNNNNNNNNNNNNNNNNNNNNNNNNNNNNNNNNNNNNNNNNNNNNNNNNNNNNNNNNNNNNNNNNNNNNNNNNNNNNNNNNNNNNNNNNNNNNNNNNNNNNNNNNNNNNNNNNNNNNNNNNNNNNNNNNNNNNNNNNNNNNNNNNNNNNNNNNNNNNNNNNNNNNNNNNNNNNNNNNNNNNNNNNNNNNNNNNNNNNNNNNNNNNNNNNNNNNNNNNNNNNNNNNNNNNNNNNNNNNNNNNNNNNNNNNNNNNNNNNNNNNNNNNNNNNNNNNNNNNNNNNNNNNNNNNNNNNNNNNNNNNNNNNNNNNNNNNNNNNNNNNNNNNNNNNNNNNNNNNNNNNNNNNNNNNNNNNNNNNNNNNNNNNNNNNNNNNNNNNNNNNNNNNNNNNNNNNNNNNNNNNNNNNNNNNNNNNNNNNNNNNNNNNNNNNNNNNNNNNNNNNNNNNNNNNNNNNNNNNNNNNNNNNNNNNNNNNNNNNNNNNNNNNNNNNNNNNNNNNNNNNNNNNNNNNNNNNNNNNNNNNNNNNNNNNNNNNNNNNNNNNNNNNNNNNNNNNNNNNNNNNNNNNNNNNNNNNNNNNNNNNNNNNNNNNNNNNNNNNNNNNNNNNNNNNNNNNNNNNNNNNNNNNNNNNNNNNNNNNNNNNNNNNNNNNNNNNNNNNNNNNNNNNNNNNNNNNNNNNNNNNNNNNNNNNNNNNNNNNNNNNNNNNNNNNNNNNNNNNNNNNNNNNNNNNNNNNNNNNNNNNNNNNNNNNNNNNNNNNNNNNNNNNNNNNNNNNNNNNNNNNNNNNNNNNNNNNNNNNNNNNNNNNNNNNNNNNNNNNNNNNNNNNNNNNNNNNNNNNNNNNNNNNNNNNNNNNNNNNNNNNNNNNNNNNNNNNNNNNNNNNNNNNNNNNNNNNNNNNNNNNNNNNNNNNNNNNNNNNNNNNNNNNNNNNNNNNNNNNNNNNNNNNNNNNNNNNNNNNNNNNNNNNNNNNNNNNNNNNNNNNNNNNNNNNNNNNNNNNNNNNNNNNNNNNNNNNNNNNNNNNNNNNNNNNNNNNNNNNNNNNNNNNNNNNNNNNNNNNNNNNNNNNNNNNNNNNNNNNNNNNNNNNNNNNNNNNNNNNNNNNNNNNNNNNNNNNNNNNNNNNNNNNNNNNNNNNNNNNNNNNNNNNNNNNNNNNNNNNNNNNNNNNNNNNNNNNNNNNNNNNNNNNNNNNNNNNNNNNNNNNNNNNNNNNNNNNNNNNNNNNNNNNNNNNNNNNNNNNNNNNNNNNNNNNNNNNNNNNNNNNNNNNNNNNNNNNNNNNNNNNNNNNNNNNNNNNNNNNNNNNNNNNNNNNNNNNNNNNNNNNNNNNNNNNNNNNNNNNNNNNNNNNNNNNNNNNNNNNNNNNNNNNNNNNNNNNNNNNNNNNNNNNNNNNNNNNNNNNNNNNNNNNNNNNNNNNNNNNNNNNNNNNNNNNNNNNNNNNNNNNNNNNNNNNNNNNNNNNNNNNNNNNNNNNNNNNNNNNNNNNNNNNNNNNNNNNNNNNNNNNNNNNNNNNNNNNNNNNNNNNNNNNNNNNNNNNNNNNNNNNNNNNNNNNNNNNNNNNNNNNNNNNNNNNNNNNNNNNNNNNNNNNNNNNNNNNNNNNNNNNNNNNNNNNNNNNNNNNNNNNNNNNNNNNNNNNNNNNNNNNNNNNNNNNNNNNNNNNNNNNNNNNNNNNNNNNNNNNNNNNNNNNNNNNNNNNNNNNNNNNNNNNNNNNNNNNNNNNNNNNNNNNNNNNNNNNNNNNNNNNNNNNNNNNNNNNNNNNNNNNNNNNNNNNNNNNNNNNNNNNNNNNNNNNNNNNNNNNNNNNNNNNNNNNNNNNNNNNNNNNNNNNNNNNNNNNNNNNNNNNNNNNNNNNNNNNNNNNNNNNNNNNNNNNNNNNNNNNNNNNNNNNNNNNNNNNNNNNNNNNNNNNNNNNNNNNNNNNNNNNNNNNNNNNNNNNNNNNNNNNNNNNNNNNNNNNNNNNNNNNNNNNNNNNNNNNNNNNNNNNNNNNNNNNNNNNNNNNNNNNNNNNNNNNNNNNNNNNNNNNNNNNNNNNNNNNNNNNNNNNNNNNNNNNNNNNNNNNNNNNNNNNNNNNNNNNNNNNNNNNNNNNNNNNNNNNNNNNNNNNNNNNNNNNNNNNNNNNNNNNNNNNNNNNNNNNNNNNNNNNNNNNNNNNNNNNNNNNNNNNNNNNNNNNNNNNNNNNNNNNNNNNNNNNNNNNNNNNN contains these protein-coding regions:
- the LOC107023982 gene encoding uncharacterized protein LOC107023982 — translated: MASTCLDMSFLGNFCNNWSFRPCTRLTPCISQERNSLLLGKNKNYTSSVGYKGIPLTEISCVPSAVASCSELPPLVSALKASAEENAASFHFPGHNRGQAAPSSLTQLIGAKPFLHDLPELPELDNLFSPEGPILEAQKEAARLFGASETWFLVGGSTCGVHAAIMATCSPGDTLILPRNSHISAISAMVLSGALPKYIVPEYDFKWDVAGGITPSQVNDAIKELEMEGRKAAALLVVSPTYHGICSNLDEICHICHSYNIPVIVDEAHGAHLGFHPELPSSSLSQGADLAVQSTHKVLCSLTQSSMLHMQGNLVNRERISKSLQMLQSSSPSYLLLASLDAARAQLSENRESVFDKAMDLALEARSLISKIPGISIIEFPSFSSFFQIDPLRLTIGVWQLGLSGFEADDILCNDFGVVCELVGTKSFTLAFNLGTQRDHVLRLVAGLNHLSQTSHFPQPVKEEGKNVNHFVCLDDIRIRMSPREAFFATKRKVSIRDSLGEICGELVCPYPPGIPVLIPGEIITAEALNYLLEIRSKGAVITGAADFSLSSFVVCVT